The sequence below is a genomic window from Humulus lupulus chromosome 3, drHumLupu1.1, whole genome shotgun sequence.
tttcctttaccacatccgtgatgctggctaagaatgattgacaccctttttctatcattctttggaccttgagagatgatattagcggtgtacgTAGTCCGGAAACTTGTCCTATGAAGCATAATTTCTAGTCGTAaggagtctcgaacattaccttcttgcgtttgcagtcgatggtcgtGCCATGCTTtcctagccagtccatgcctagtatcacgtcgaagtccttgagctccagttctatcaggtctccttctagttctacgtccacAATCTTGATCgttactcctcgtactattcgtgatgatagaactactttgcctaaaggtaactcggttacaaacctagttctaaatctttcacaaggtttgtctagtttttctatcattcctaacgagatatacgaatgagtggatcccaaatcaaataatactgaacatatattattgaggatagaaacctgacctgtgaccaccttattgctagcatcagcctctccttgggttaaggcaaaaaccctggcacactactacaaaataccctttacgggacacttttttaggacaaccacataaatgcaagtccttaaaaatatttatggagcttttaggacactcattgagagtcctaaaaaaacacaatttaggactcgcaacgaatgtcctaaaaaaatatacgAGTCTTAAAAAAATTTGGGctaaaaatgagtgttttacttaacaattttaaggacatgctttgggagtccttaatactctttaaggactcgctttgcgagttCTAAAAACACTTGGGCTGAAAAATTAGGAATGATGACTTTTAAAGACtcactttgcgagtcctaaaaaagtattaaggactctcaaagcaagtccttaaaattgttaagtaaaagagCATAAAAACACTCAATGTTTCAAATTTCCCTCAATTTCCCTCTTCTATTTCGCATTTCCCTCTTTTATTTCGCGCTAAAggtaataaaaaaaatctcatttttttccCAATTCTATTTCTCAGCTCTCTCGCACCTcagtctctctctctcccttctgAAACCCCAAATGTCGAAACCCCCAAATCCCACAAGATCTTCTCCATTTTCCCTCCCTCAGCTCACTGTTggttaatttttttcattttttgttagatacctcttcttctttaatttttccccactatttttttttccttttcttcttcctGATCTCCGACTTGTAGATGGCCCTCCGACTGCCTGTCTCTTCGCCTTCCTCCCTTCTGCTCCGGCTCATCTACAGGTGCAGCTACCTCTTTATTtttaggtatatatatatacatatatttagtttcatttatttttaatattattaacttAACAAAGGATCTCTCTCACTTTTCTCTTATATCCAAGGCTTTCTCACTCAGAGTTTAatcactattttttttattattttactattccgatttttttttgttatgaatttgtttaatatttggcCTTTGATTTGATTACGACTTACATTTTGAGCTCAAAGCCTCAAACCAGATAATATTTGAAGCCTAATTTGGGAGAATTTAAGAACTGATGCCCTTGAATGTCATATTTGCTTTCAATCTTTGTGGTTTTGCTATGCGTTAAATTTTTGGTCGAATGCACTCTTAGAGGTTTATATTGTGTTTAGCTCATATATTTAGTTTGACaaaatgccaaaattttgttattaGAAACAAAGATTGAATTGATTGGTCATGTGTCCTATCCGGATGAGCCTTTATaatttttggttttatttatGTTAGTGTGGTATTAACCATTGTTATTACTTGCACATATTATGAGTGGATATTAAGATGTTTATGGAAACTTTTTAATCAGTTAACACTCTGCACACTAGAAAATGGAACCAAAGTTTAGTGCCCAATTTTCATGATCATCAATAAGCattattttgtgttattttttttttctatgtgtTTGCTTGTCCAGAAATTAGAAACAACATCAATGAATGAGATGGACTTTTGTGTTTTGTATATTTAACTTTTGgatataaatatttttactttatgtttttgaatcTTTGAGATAAACATTCTGTAATGGGTTGGGTTTAAGTTGTcatctttagtttttttttctctgtACTTATCCAAACATAAATGTGGGCAGATTTTGTTACATatgtttgtattatatattatgtatACCAAGGaccctatttatatatatatatatatattcaaagtgCATAGAGTCATAGTTCTTTATGAAGCATGGCTATTTGCTTCTTGTACactttattttatattgattttcaaATTTGTCTTTTTTTTAGGTTTGACAATTGCTAATGTGTGCACATATATCATTAATGCAGGAAACTCGGTTTCCAAGTTCAAATTCTAAAAGAAGCTTGAGTGAGTTTGATTTTACTGATATTTTGTCCTGTTCAATTTCtatatatatttctcttatttgaattttgaatttttttttattatgttttctcctatatatatatatttctatatacATACTATTCAATAAGTATGTTAATGGCTTCGGCTTCAAGGTCATCAATGGCAAcaacttcttcttcatcttcttcttccacagcaggagcaggaggagggcataatggtaatAATGCCAGGTCTGAGAAACATCAACAAGTTTCTTCTTCTAACATAGGACAGACCCATTTCTCCAATCGTCCTAAAGCTCCTTCTTCTAGACGCTCTGTCACTCCTAGTCCCAGAATTCGTTCTACCCACGACTCTGAACAAGGTTcccctttttttctttcttatcttTTATTCAATATTTGAAGTTAAAATTATATGTGTGTATACAtgtataaaatattaatttgtgaAGAAATTAATGTTGGTTGTTCAAATTGTAATTTTATGGTATCAGACTTGTTGGTTTGGGAAGTTGTTACATTTCGCATACATTTttcaaaaaggaaaaagaaaaagagcatTTGGTGATTATATGATTTGGTTTATACCACTTTTTCTCTTGAGATGATTTAGTTTAGGATCTCCTCATCTGTCATAATCACTTGCCTTTTTTTGGTAAATTTACTACAAATTCTGAAAGAGTGAGAGTTGCTATCATACTTAGGCCAAAAAATGCTGAGGATCTACTTCAAGATTCTGATTTTGTTGATTACGTTGAGTTGCAGCCAGAGGTATTTTTAGTGCCATTCcttattttttattgtttatttgaTAAACTACTTTCATGGTTAATGATTATATAGTTATAAAAAAAAAGACATTTTTGGTTTCAATTGATTGTagattcttttttcttctttctaaaaCAGTGCATTCATTTTTTCCAATATATCTGTTTATGTTTCTCCCAAAGGGCAAATCAGCTAAGCCTTACTTATCTTACCTCAACCACAGGAATGTTTAGAGTAGCACCATAATTCTATATTTTTCTCTTATGCAGCTGAAGAGACTGAAGTTGAGAAAAAACAACTGGAGCTCGGAATCTTATAGATTTGATGAAGTTTTTACAAACACTGCCTCCCAAAGGCGAGTTTACGAAGCGGTTACCAAGCCTGTAGTTGAGGTAACTCATCAAGAGACTAATGACTTCTACAATAATCAATGAAGTATTGATTAATTTTGCAATTGGTGCTGAAATTAGCATAACAAAACAAGTTCTAAAATATTGATTCTAGTATGTGTATGTGTTTATGCTTTGCATTTTGTCCCCCATCTCTTTGTTTTTCTAGTTATTTTTCAAATGGTTAGTTTGGAGAGTGTACATTGAGACTGGTTGTTGATCTCAAATTTTGTTTCATGGAAATTCTGTAACTTATggatattttgtttttgttttgtatgAATTTTTCGCAGAGTGTCTTGAATGGATATAATGGAACAGTTATGGCTTACGGTCAAATAGGTACTGGTAAAACTTACACACTCAGCAGGCTGGGTAAAGATGATACGTCTGAGCGTGGTATAATGGCAGAGCTCTGGAGGACATACTTTCTTGTACATCTCCTGGTTTTGATAGTGTGGAAATTTCATACTTGCAGGTAGCATTATATGTTGCATGAAATTGAGTATTGTTTTCATCTAAGCCTAGTTAAAAATTACCATAACTTAAAGTCAAATGCTGCTGAACTGAAATTGAAAAGTACAGCTTCAAAATCATGGTTAACAGGATACAATAAGCTTAGTTAGTTAGCTAGGCTTATTGTACATGCTAACGGGTAAAAATGAGAGATTGTAGGTAGGATTGATCAACTGATTCTGTAAGAATATAATGATGGAATAAGCTCTTATATGAGCAAGTGCTATAGACACAtgttttatggtttatgtttttcttATTCAATTAAAGGAAGATACAAAAAATACTTACACATGTCACAACACAAGAAAAAGCTCTATTAACATTTTATTTGCCCTTGTTCCCTGCATATCTTTGGCATACTACCAGAATCCAATTTCATAATAATCTGTAACAAAGCATGGACAATACTCTTCATATGGTAACCATCTTTATGTACAAATCATATTTTCCATGTTTAGGCAGAAGGGATCTTCAGGATCAATGCAGGAAATAGTCAAGAGGAGATTGTTCGGGATGGCTAGGGAGAAGACTATTTTCCATGAATTTTTTGGAAAAAAACAATGGTTGGTATGCATCTATCATATCTCATTTTCCATGAATTATTGTTTTTCATTTCTCTGTTTTGGGTCTTGTTCAGTATCATGCTATTTATTAAACATTATTTCTGGTTTGATTCTTATTTGGTTTAAGTATAGTCTTTTATTTCTCTGAGAATATTGACGCTGCACACCATCTATTTCCAAATATGTTTCAATGATACTATTAGTGTAGCCTTGTAGTTTTCTTCTACATTATTGTTTGTTCAAGCTGAATTAGGTTAATGTGAGGTGTAAAAATGACACATATTTTGCCATTGATAAATTCTACGCTGTCAAATTCTAATTCTTGATGAAGAGAGGATAAAACATATGTGAATGGGCTCCAAATAATTGAGAATGTATGTCCTCTAAATAAAGTTGTGACTTTTATctcatttgttttgttttttagtCAATTGGTACCAATCTTAAATCTTACTTTGCAAGGTTTGAGAGGTTTTATTCCTAAAGCTGAGttagtaaataaaataaacaactttggtgacttgaaagaaaatgtaactttaattttcaagatatttttctcttcttttaatCTTGTGTATTTGTAGATTACTAGATTGCTTAGTTTTATTATGTTTGAGCCTCATGATTATGACTTTTGCTTAAATATTTGTTCTGCTGAACTTAATGTATATCTTTTGTACTAATTATAGATTTGCAGTGCCAACGCTCTGAATATATCTTAAGCTTGCATTATTATTGAGGTCCGCAGTAGTACCATTAGCACTAGTTGTAGAGCTCAATTTTGTGGTGTGTCAATCAGAATAGTATAGCTTCGttgttatttttatgttttaactaTTTTCTTATGTTTATCTTATAAAAAATATCACAGGATGGGATATACACTTATAATGTTAATTCATTTATAGGATTATAAAAGACTAACCATAAAGATAATTGGCACATAAGCCTTTACAGTAAAAAAATTGCTCTTGGAGCGTGTATCCAAATTGGACCACTTAAGTTTTGATTTACAATGtagttaaatatatttttttgttataaattctatCTTCTTTTTTACATCAACTTCATCCACTAAAGGGTTTTATCTCTTTGATTGATTGTTTGACTGCTCTTTCAACCTTTTGAAGAATTATAAAATAGTCATCCATACATTGAGTttgattttgtaattttgttCACAGGAGCAGTCTCAGTTGATGTCAATGGAACATGTGAGAGGGGTAAATGTTACAAACTTAGCTGATATGGAGCAAATCCGTGCTTGCTAATACATTAGCTCAGAACAATGATCCTAAATTTCATGTTTGTAAGCTATGGTGTGCTGCAACTCTATGATGCTTTTGTTTTCAACATGAAGATATTCTTCTGTACATGTTTATTGCTTCTaactttcatatatattttttccatGTCTTTTTGAGTGTGTGTGATGATACAAGTATTGATAATAATCAATCATAAATGATTCTTATATCTCTCTGTTTTTAGTTATTGCATGGGAAGATTGGGTCTGTGAATCATGCCAAAGTGTCAGTGACTCAGTTTTGATGGAATCTGGGAAGAGAGATGAAGCTGTCACAATAGCAATGAGCAAGGGGAAATTGTCAATTTCACAGCTTCATTCCAAGAAGAAAAAGCCAGTAGAAACTGGTAAAGTTAAGTTCATTGCTCATGAAGAAATACTTGAAAGAAAtccttaataataataaaaaattgtgaTGCTGTGAAATCATTCCTTGCTTGAAAAGAAAAATGCTCAGGCATTTTTTTTGGGTGTAGCACGCCTTGCTTTAAGGAATACTCAATGCTTCTTTGTGACTGGCACTTGTGGTTGTAGTTTTGATAGTTTTTCATGAGGGCCTCTTTGCTGTCTTTGTTGGCCTCTATTTGTAGTTTTATGTCTTATATGTACTATCTTAGTCTGAGGTTGTCTAGACTGTAATACAGTACAGGTGATTTCATATCATCTTTTTTAAAACAATCTTGTTTAGTTGGGATTGAAATGATAGTGTTTATGTGAGAATAGAAATAGAATGGGAAAGAAATAtcaattcttttgtttggttgaaatttTGTTTGGAATGGCATGGACTAACATTACTTTGACCAAAATATCTATATGCAATTAtaactatcatgtaatatgattttgtaagctgagtagactaaatattaaaattatattttagagtaattaataaaaaaaatattttgttgtattttcttttgaaaattttagaaatctaacatatataatacattttggaaaAGGGATATGTTTTTtgtaaatcaaaatgaaaattgtagttgctttcttttttaaaaaaaattacttttaagggcatgcataacgagtcctaaaatcttaatttaaagatACTCAacaagattttttaggactcgcattgcaagtcctaaaaaattacttaaagccACTCAGCTCGATCttttaggacttgcgttgcgagtcctaaaaaattacttaaaggtaCTCAACCAgatattttaggactcgcattgcgagtcctaaaaacttaattaaaggcactcaattagattttttaggactccctttgcgagtcctaaataacctcactttttaaggctctcaaatagaggacttgcgccccgtgagtcctaaaaacttttttaggactcgcaatgctagtcttaaaaaaccttttttgtagtagtggcaggaaccatcttatcttcctttttcccttctgtcttgagctgaggacattctttcttttggtgtccctcttgaccacagttgtaacatcctttggtgtttgcccggcattccccaagatgtttccTTTGACACTGCACATGgcgggtactctacataacccgacctacttcctcaattatttgtccgtgcccttttattatTGTCAGGATgtttattgtcaggatgccttcttttctgaccgttgttgttgttgttgctggactgattgaaGTTGTTGtggctggactgattgttgcgaCTTGTCTGAGATTGACCCTGCTATATAGGCTCAGgtttactggcttcttctttactaacgttagcctacaacctttctacttctattgctgtTTCTAGAACGTCGACATAAGTagtgtttcctgggtttgctaacttaacccctagctcaatcttcggTCGAAGTACTCTaatgaacttagacaccctcagatagtcggttggaaccatttccagtgtgaacttagccaaacggtcgaactgccgagcatactctgccactaaTAAACTTCCTTACTtcaggccagcgaactcctcaactcttaaagagagtacagccgaattatagtactttttgtggaacaactccacaaatcgagtccaagtcatggtggcaacatcatgcgtctgctggactaagtcccaccatatcttggcatctttcttgagcaaggacgaaacacaggatatgcggtccgcgttgttGGGGTTCATGTGCGTATGGATTGGCTCGATGTTTCTTaaccactcttctgcctcgaaggggtctgttgtccttTCAAAGTTCGGAGTGTGTTGTTTACGGAACAACTCGTAAACTAgctccatgtgttgtactggaTACGGTGCATAATTcttcattggccatcccccatatggaccaacttgttggggtgctgaggccatttatTGTGGTTGTGGCTGCAGtggaggtggaggctgagtctggggctgagcctgttgtcactgttgctgcaatagttcctcgaTTTGTTGTCGCaatctggcgatctccgcagtgttgtcagctggtggcggcggcgcgttgcggctggcagtagcacacactccccttctgtgaactggaggggcttcatttttcactggagcagcgttggaggcatttccgttggtgcgagcagatctttggagcgacatcacagcagagttctaacatgttagaactttaccctaataggctctaaggcaaaacttaatctaaacaaacataactcggacctattaattatgacttcttatgaaaattatacaagtcttctttattattagagtgggtttctatacttagaaaaataagccatctttatcattttctaagtctatttctaatcaccctatatgacttaattctcaagctcaaaacttatctttgttccaaagttaaccatattgagtaagggctgggatcagtaaaatcgttcccactactatggccccctaactctcaatatagaaacttggttcattgatttgtatccacactcaccgaacttagtcattatttattttttttattttttattatgattgagaaagaaaatcaaactcatacatgttaacaatataacattgatattaatttgcaaaagaaagttttcactatttacaatcataaaagaaaacaaataataaattaaaacagacaatgaaactaattattctaaaaatcgggatcttctatatctgatccttcatctagtatatcatcatttaactcttcatagtcctcattatcatgtgcctcaaaatcgcctcgaggaaggttcgtaaaaattctatgcttttgctcatttgtaaactgaaattccatttttgaagtgaacctaattaagagaaaataatatcccattgctaccggcaattcatcttcattatccattgtttcccatatctcctctaaggctgTGTTTTACAgtatgataatctctaaatagtctaattactaaaatgtattgctctgttgctctcatcatgatctgctcaGATTTTTGgagatgacctatttctctgtggaacaaaaccagcctctgagtgattctttctagcactcctacggtgtttttcggttctctaattctctttaaagccttaatggctcggatatcctcataagttaatgcttcgTTCATTCTTAATtgaaacataaagactaaaattgttagctatacttataaacataataactataacttaaacacttacttggcgatCAAATTCAGAGCTTCGactgtgtgtatcgaggagaacttcatgcgaatgaactgttgctctgataccaactgtaacgacccaactattctagaccttggaccattaaaatctattatactaatcttaagaaaacatacatataaaaataaccataactttattataaactgtaaagcaaaggttaaatacataaaaatacggttagggtatgggatcccattgttttgaaaatattaaaataatcataatttaaatcttaaaattcgttacaaaataaagtgcggaaaatacatgtaaagaataattttaaaagactaaaacacttcatcctcgaattgtcactactacaaaataccctttatgggacacttttttaggacacgcacataaatgcaagtccttaatatatttatggagtttttaggacactcattgagagtcctaaaaaaacacaatttaggacttgcaatgagtgtcctaaaaagatatgcgagtcctaaaataatctgggctaaaaaatgagttttgtacttaacaattttaaggacttgctttgggagtctttgatactctttaaggactcgctttgcgagtcctaaaaacacctTTCCTAAAAAATTAGGAATGATGACTTTTAaagactcgctttgcgagtcctaaaagagtattaaagaCTCTCAAAGCAAgaccttaaaattgttaagtaaaagagTCTAAAATTATTTTATGTAACAATTATTATAAGTTTGAATAGAATTTgtatattttatattttcaaaattattttttataatattaggAATATAAAATTGGGAGTTTtataatcacattttttttatctgaataatatactcatatttttatttataaaataaataaatcaaatataaGTGCCAAATCCTTTTCTCTCTCCCACTCTACCCGATCCACACTTGCCTTTCtccatctttctctctctcacatgCTCTCTTCTCTGCTAGGCCTGAATGGCTGCCCACCGATGGTCGCCGGCATGCAGACACCGGATTAGGAGTACCAGACACCGCTGGAACTCCAACCTCGTGAGCCTTTCGTTGCCATTCTCCATCGCGAGCAGAAGCCTCCAGGCTCGTACTTTTGGACAAGTAAATGACTGTTGGGGCATTGAACAATCTGAGGTATGCCAGCTGGTGGAGCAGTGGCCTCGCAGGGGTCGCGACAGTGGTCTCTGCTCCGAGAGTGAGAGCTCTCTTCTCCGACCTCGTCTTCAATCTCAATTGGGGGTGACCCACTTCTCTCTCTATCGAAATGGCGGTCTCTTTCTAGACAACTATTCATCCTCAAGCCAAACTCGCTCACCCGCCTCCAAGATTCTTTCTCTTTATCTTTCATGGGGTTTCTATCCTTTTCATTTTTCCTTACTGGGATTTCTTCAAAATTGAGtctttttcattcttttgtttgtTTATGGCAGTTGTGGAACAAAGCTTTATTCGGGGTTAAAGCTTCAATCTTCATGTATGTGCATTGCTTTGCTCTTCGTAATCTTATTCAACTTATATAGGTAAAAATTTAGGCtctaattttgtttttttaaggCACTTTTGGAGCTGGAAAACCCAACTTGACTGCTGAATTCTATGGAAAAGTTCATAAGAGACTCCAGCCTAGGTAATttggtatatatatttttgtgtactTTTGCTACGTATTATTATTATTGGCAATTCGGTGGTGTGTGCTAAAATTTAGCATATTCGACATTTGGATCTTGTAGACTTGTTTCATGAAGCTTTATAATTTTTTGAACTATAACATTTAATGCAGTCTTGGAGTAATTTGAATGCAAAGATAAGTTcattatcattgttgttgttattatatACCTTCTGATTAGCAGCTTCACATTATCCTTCAACCATTGTACTCTTCGAGTTAATTTGAGTTTATATGCAGAAGTAGCTAGTGGCTATACTCAGTTTATTTTAATGAATAGTTATAACATGTTATCTCTTTGTGTGGAAAAACTTTACTTCGAGGGCTATTTTAAATTCTAAATTTGTTGATTCAGCGATGATCCATACTACTTATGCTTTTAGGACCAGTAATCATAAACCAACAAAAGCACAAATTGGAATGATGCCTATTGGAACTCCAAGGGTGCCCTATAGGACTCCTGGTGAAGGTACTTGGCAATGTGTTGACTTGTGGAATGCCCTGGTAAGTTTTTCACTTCGATGCTATCTACGATAAAAGGGCAAATGTCTTATCCTATTAAAAAGGTTAAATGTAAAGTACATTTATTATCTCAAAAATTACAAATTGAAGGATTAGTAACAACCTCAAGTATATGATTC
It includes:
- the LOC133823754 gene encoding uncharacterized protein LOC133823754, coding for MSKPPNPTRSSPFSLPQLTVDGPPTACLFAFLPSAPAHLQDLLICHNHLPFFGKFTTNSERVRVAIILRPKNAEDLLQDSDFVDYVELQPELKRLKLRKNNWSSESYRFDEVFTNTASQRRVYEAVTKPVVESVLNGYNGTVMAYGQIGTGKTYTLSRLGKDDTSERGIMAELWRTYFLVHLLVLIVWKFHTCRQKGSSGSMQEIVKRRLFGMAREKTIFHEFFGKKQWLEQSQLMSMEHVRGLLHGKIGSVNHAKVSVTQF